The segment GGCCGTCCCGGCACGCTCATATTCGTAGTCAACTCGCTTGGGGTGGTTTCGAGTTGCGGCAACTGGCTGACGCGTTTCCTTGATCAGCTGAACGGGCTGCTCATCCATGCAGACCACCGGATGCCCGGGATCATACGGTTTTTCATAGGTCTCGAGCACTTCCTCCATGTTGGCCACAAACTCAGCATCGGCTTCCGGGGGAATCACCCAGTATTCGATCTTTCGTTTGTTGGTCATGCCGTTTTTTTAATCGTCTTGCGAGCCGTTTCATGGCTGATCGATTCAGCCACGCCGAGTTCCACCACCTTACGCGCAAGCAGTCGCAACGACCAGTTGGCGTAGCCTTTGGGTGGTGAGCCCAGACGCATCGCAACGATTGTGGCTTCTTGCTTTCCATCGAGAAGCTTCGGAGTCGGTGGTGTATCACGTCTCTTGCGATTGAGACACTCTTCAAAACCTCGTTCGACGAATCGCTGACGAACATTCTCAACTGTTTGCCGGCGACAACGATACGCCTCGGCGATCTGAACGTCAGTCCAGTTCGGACCATCAGCATCCGACTGGAGAAGGATTTGGGCCCGGCGAACTTTCTGACTCGTGCCCTTGAGACGTTTGACTATTTCCTCTGCCGCTTGACGTTCGGCTTCTGACAATCGGACGATATACTTCTTCTGCATGGCAACCTCCTTGTGTTGCGTGCAGAATCCCGATTTTCAATCGAACAATCAATCCCAATCTTTAGTACTGACAGAACACTAGGCGCTGTTTGACTGATTGATTTTCGTGTTGTCAGCGCGGCCAAACATAGCGGCAAAGGCGATAGCCGCCGTTTCAATGCACAACGTACCGGCGGCTAGTGCCTGGCCGCTCACAGTTACGAAACAGCGCCTGGCCGGTTTGCAGTCTCGCTACTCTTCGCTGCCCAGTTTCGAAACGCCAATCGTGATGCCCAGCCCCAGCAGCACCAAACCGATTGAGCCACCGATCTGCGTTGCGTTGGGAGTAAATCGCTCTGTCTTCCAGTCTTCTTTTTCGATTTCGGCGAGCAACTCTACCGTCATCAACTGGCCTTTGATTTCGTCGCCAACTTGAGGTGGGACAGGAACCTGAAACGGCCACAGACCGATCGTGGAACCGAGTAACAGACCGAGCAATGCTCCGAGTGTGGGCTCGCGATGCTTTTCCAGCAACCACTTCAGCAAGTTGCCAACCACGACCACGCCCAGGACGACTCCGATCCCGACCGGCAACACGACCGACAGCCCAGGTTCCATCGCGGCGGAAATGTCTCTGGCTTTCAACGCGTCCTTCAACCGATCGATTCCACCAAGAATCGGAACGTACTGTCCCAGCAGCAACAACAGATAGCCGCCGGACACGCCAGGCAAAATCATGGCGCTGGCTCCCGCGAGCCCCGCGACCACCATCATTGGAAAACTCTGGGACCCCGATCCGGTGACTTCGTAAAGTTGCAGCAGGAACAGTCCCGCCATGGCAGCGAACGCGCCGATCGCCGCGGCAATGCTTTTACTCGAAAGCGGCTTCACCATTTTGTAGACCAACGGGACGCCGCCGAGCGTCAAGCCGATGAACAGGCTGTACATGATCCATCGTTTTTCCACCACGAGGTCTTTCAGCAGTCCCGCGAACAGGAGAATCGCAATTCCTGCGGCCACAACGACGGTTCCCAAAACCAGCAGCGATCGAAATCGAAAACGTAAACGCGTCACATCTGCAATCGCGTTGATGAATCGTGGATAGATACCAGCGGCCAATAGCATCGTGCCTCCGCTGATTCCTGGTACAAGATTCGCAAGTCCCATCAGAACTCCGCCGTAAGTCGATCGGGTGATCAATGCTGCGCTGGAAAGTTCATCGGAACCGACCAGCGAATTGTCGTCATTTGTTTCTACGGTCGTTTGCGCAGTTGATGGAGAGTCAAATGGATCCATTGTTTTCACCTGGAAGTAGGAAGTCGGCTATGAAATTGGCACGCCTGGAAATGTTAAGACACCGGCTTGCGGTAAAACCAGCGAAATCCAAATCTGCGAACCTGGTGGGAAATGTGATCGTGCGAGTAAAAGTATGAACATGTGGTCGGCCAACACGATTATTTTTAACGTCTCGCGGCACAAGGGGGGAACAAGTCACACCGTCGCCAACTGGTCGCCAGAATTGCCCTATTTGAATTGTCTGCGTCGCAACAATGGTGTTCTTTACAAAACGCATTTTGTTTTCGACAAAACCAGCCAAATTTGATAAAGTGCATTCTGAAAGACACTGGAGGTGATCGGTATGAGAACACCAATTCGATCAACCTTTGTTGAACAACATGAAGATTCGGCACCTGGGCCAAGACGGCCGCTCAATCAGGATTGCGACTCCCGCCAAATTAAATCTGTTTTTTGAATTGCTGGGAAAGCGAGGCGATGGTTTCCATGAAGTTGAAACCGTTATGTCCACCGTGTCGTTGTTTGACGACCTCCAGTTTTCAGCTCGGGACGATGGGCTGCTGCGGTTAAGCATCTTTCAGGAAGGATGTACCGCAACGGAATCGATTCCGGAT is part of the Mariniblastus fucicola genome and harbors:
- a CDS encoding undecaprenyl phosphate translocase family protein encodes the protein MDPFDSPSTAQTTVETNDDNSLVGSDELSSAALITRSTYGGVLMGLANLVPGISGGTMLLAAGIYPRFINAIADVTRLRFRFRSLLVLGTVVVAAGIAILLFAGLLKDLVVEKRWIMYSLFIGLTLGGVPLVYKMVKPLSSKSIAAAIGAFAAMAGLFLLQLYEVTGSGSQSFPMMVVAGLAGASAMILPGVSGGYLLLLLGQYVPILGGIDRLKDALKARDISAAMEPGLSVVLPVGIGVVLGVVVVGNLLKWLLEKHREPTLGALLGLLLGSTIGLWPFQVPVPPQVGDEIKGQLMTVELLAEIEKEDWKTERFTPNATQIGGSIGLVLLGLGITIGVSKLGSEE
- a CDS encoding helix-turn-helix domain-containing protein, translating into MQKKYIVRLSEAERQAAEEIVKRLKGTSQKVRRAQILLQSDADGPNWTDVQIAEAYRCRRQTVENVRQRFVERGFEECLNRKRRDTPPTPKLLDGKQEATIVAMRLGSPPKGYANWSLRLLARKVVELGVAESISHETARKTIKKTA